The genomic DNA GCACAAGCTTTATCATACAGAGAAAAAACAGTGGAAAGTCCGAAAAGTTATTGTTGAACAATTTCTGTTGATATTTGTGGATATTCCGTGTATTCTATGTGCCATTATTGTGTTCATCACCTTATGGAGAGTTCCCAACTTCCTCAGAAACTGGGAAAGCGACCAATGGAAAATCAGGAAAAACTGTGTCTGCCAGATGGGAATGCTGTTTATTGACTTTGTCTGCATTCTGTTGTGTTTGGTTGTCATGATAACCTTGTGGAGGTTATACCCCTTAATTTGTGATGTCAAGAAGTACTATTCAAGACCCCAGGAGGAACGATCCTGGAAGATTCGAAAGTCCATTTGTAAGAATGTTGCATTTTTGCTTATAGACATACCAGCTATATTTCTCTGTCTTGTCATATTTGTTACAATTTTGCGATTTCCCAAGCTACTGTCTAAGCTTATCCAATCTGGGAATTTCTTCCTGGAGTTTGCCATTACAGTTTACTTTGAGGCTGCCATGTTGGTAGTGGACATTTTCTTCGTCCTACTGTTTGTGGCTCTGATGTGCGTCAGGCCCATCCAAAGCTGGGTGCATCTGCTGGAAGACGAAGAACATAAAAAGAACCGCCTTCTGAGGCACTACATGCAGTGGGTCCCTGATATTCTGGAGAAGCGCTTCCAGAATCGGAGAGAGCTAGAAGGCATCTTTTCAACTTGTTTAAAAAATCGATCATCGGAGGCAGAGCTCTGGAATAATCTTCACACTGTCAATAGAGATTATTTGGAGGAATTAGAGTGGATTCGAAACAAAGTGAGAAAATACGAACTCGATGGAGAATTCGGCCATTTGATTGATATGATCAAATGGTGGGAGGAGAAACGAGTGAACAAGCTGCTGCGCTTGTACAGATGTGAAAGGAATTTTTTACTCCACCCCAATCTCTCCACCCATAACAACAACTTGGCAAAATTTAGAAACGAGATGCTTCGATATGAGAGTCACGTAACCGAGCAATATCGCACTGTTGAAAAGTACACCATTCCTAAAGTGCCGCTGTGGGGTGAGGAATGCGGGCTCAAGACGCGCTCGCGTGAAGAGACTCAACAAGCTCTGATCAAATGTCTCCCCAGTGGACGATTCGTCCTCTTGGTGCTTACACTGCTGAATGTAGCTCTGATATACCGCGGCCCTGCCTTGTTGAGAAACCTCTGCCGGCGCTGGTATGACCGGAGGAACATAGTGTTCAGCTCTTGTAAAGAGTATTTTTACGATCTGTTGACTGTTTGCAGAATCTTGTTGGTCCTGATGTTCTTGTATCGAGCGCCTTTCTTGATCACCGACATCACAATAGACATTGTTTTCAAACACAGTTGGCGCGCAGTTCGTGAGACGGTCAAAAGATATCCAGCCATGATCTTAGAAGACCTTGTTCAGctggttagtttttttttcagctgggAGAGTGTCCGCTTTCTCTTCACTGCTCTTCTCTTTGGTCTCCTGATGCCGGCGGATTTATTTTTGACCATTacgaaattttttatttcaaaggacTGCGCCTATTTCGTCACCGCTGTCTTGTACGTGATTTTCGTGGCCTTTCCGTTTCTCATACCGTTTTACATCAGCCAGAGAATAGACTCTGACACGTTGACAGTCGTAATCGGCGCATTTGCTGTGAttttgttgatggttttggtgaTAATGGTCATTCTTTTGCTTAAGTATAGAAATCCATCCAACAGGCACGTGCATAGCCAAGCAGACGCGCTCGTAATCGAACCAACGCCTTACGACTACGTACGATTCAACTGGACAAACATTCACGTGATCGTATTTGAAATCGTGGAGTTACTACAACTGTTAGCGTTAGTGTTCGTGGTAAGTGATCTACCCATGCCTGGTGCAGGTATTCTCAACACTGCTTCCCAATATCTGCTATTGAACTTCGCTTCTTTTAATGTGAAGCTCTGGTTGACCTTTTTTATATTCGTGGTATGGTTTTTCTGCTGCGGCGCGCCTGTGATCTTGGAAAGCGTCCTGGAGCATCTACCTAAGGGATCATGCGCAAAACACATGGGATGGACTTTGTTCCTGTCTCTTTTCGCTAACACCTTATTTGTAACGGTCGTGGAGAGTTTCCTTACGTTTGTAGCCTGCAAGACCAACGATTGCCCCAAGCTTAACTCAACTGTAAACGCGAACACTTCAAGTAGAAGTTACTGCTTGCCCGTTGTTCTGATCGAAGAACCTAGCATGGAATGCTGGGAAGGAAGCCACAAGGCCATCGCCTTCCTAGGCCTGCTGGGATTGGTTTGGTACTCGTCTACTGCCATCGTTTTCGGGACCAAATATGGCGATGTAGAACACCCGGGCCAGGATTTAAAATTTTCCCCCGCTTACAACatcttcattaattttgttaaagcGTTAATGGTGGGTGTGGTCGTTTTAGCTGCGGAGCATCATATGATTGTGTTGTCGTTTCTACTTGTGGCAAATTTAGGTGCGATTATTTTCACCCTGACATTCAAGAGGATTTTCAAGTTTCAATTGTCAAATTCTTTTGTGTTGTACATATGGCGCGCGGTGACTTTTATCTGTGCCGCGTGCGCAGCCGGGGCAGCTCTGGTTGCTAAAATAAGAAACGATCCCGACTCTCTTCTGCCTCTCGTTATTTTCCTTGGTGGCTGTCTCTTAGTGGTACTCGTCGCTCTCATGGTATCAATTTTCCTCAGAAATCGAAGAAGAACTCCCGTAGAAGAGCAGCGCAGAACGTTCCGTCAAAAGTTGTTGTCGTTGGAAGCAAAACTGGTTCAAGAAAACTACATGATAAACTCTTGGACTAAAGGCCGCTCTCAATGGAGAAGACTGGTGAAGAACGTTTACGAAGCGCAGAAGGCTGACCGCTCCGTCTCCCCGTCAGTTTATTCACACCTCCAAGTACCGGCCCCTCCACTCCCTCCACCTCCCCTAGAGGAAGGACAGATAGCTGAAGCACAACCAAGTACTTCAGCTCCCCTTCCCCGTCCCCCTGCTTATGATGATCTGTTTCCTAACATCATGGGGCCATATGGAGTTCCTCCTGTCCCCCCACCCCCATATACTGAAGCAGTAACTGACGATGTGGTTATAGACGAGGGGATAGATGATCCGATtcccccacccctacccccaGTGACTAAAGATGAGTCCACAGATGGGAGTCAGTCTTCCTCAGACAACTCAGTCGTTATTACGTTAAAAGACGCGACCCTAAACTCGGAAGCTGAAAGAAGGCAATTCATTGGTTCCGCTATGCCTGCCCCACCTTATTACATGGATGACCATATGGTAAGAgagatttttattttgtagaaGTCACATTTCAATACATAAAAATTAGCCTCAATTCGCCGTATTATTGTCCGCGAACATCTTTTCTGATAAGCGAGCATTTCCCTAGAGGTGGGCTCGAACCGGGTGAACTGTTAGGTTTGAGGACCTGAAAACGAACAGATGTTATGTCTAGCGGAAAATAAACGAGCATATTATTACTTCAAGCTGAAGTTATTATGTTTATTAACCATCATGTATTTCTTGAAACGAGAGGGAAAATGTGTTGTCTTTAAAAACGTTTTGCTCTGGTAAGGTTTTATGATCAAAGGTACAACAGGAAACGTTAAGAGATCAGTGAGtagaatgaaaatattaaagttAGTATGTAGAGGGTTAAATCACGTGTTTGTCTCCAACGCATTTCTCAGGGAGTCTCGTGGAAAAACGTTCCGTGAGAATAGATTTCGGTTGCAGACCTTTTATGTGTTGCAAAATTTTGCTCGGCGATGTACGAACGTTAAACTGGTGCTTCTTCGCGTGCCACGACTATTTTTCAAGGGCTTGCGCTCCTCAATGCAACTTTTTACATGAATTTGACAAACAGTTAACGAAGACCCACTGATTATAAGTAATTACCGAAAAAAGTTCTTGTTTCTCTAGGACACTCGATATGCGCAGCGTCAAGATTCTGATGACTGGAAGCTTTGGGATATTACCAGTATGGAGTGCAATGGCACGAATCTGCTGCTCGTGCTGGAGGGGTACATCCACTACTCTGCATTCTCCTTTTCGTTCGTTCTTCAGCTTCCTCTGTGGCGTTCTGCCGTCAGAGAATGTAACTGGACTGGCTTGCTGCACTGCCTGACGGTCTTGGAGGGTAGCCTCACTGGAAAGTTTAACACTCCTACGAGAGTCGATATATCGCAGGCTAACTTGAATGTCCCCATATTTGAGCTTCAGCCAGATATTTATACAGAAGAACCGCCATTTTACGAACCTGAACCGCGAGATCCCGAAGTAATCCGCGCGCAGTCCGACGGTGAACGAACACGCGCGCTTGCTGATGTGAAAAATGTCGGTGAATTTGGTGAACAGTGGGCCGAGCTTCTCGACAAACTTCTACCTACAAAACCGATTATTAGAAAGTGGGTTTGGATTGAAGAGGAAGGGGTTTTCCATGTTCACCTGCGAAGGCCCATTCAAGGGACCATAACGGAAGTGGGCCCTAATGGAGTAAAGATGGCGAGGGGAGCCTCGATTTCGCTGCCCAAACATATCCAAGGCACATTGTCAGATACTCAAATTACATTTGATAAGGGATACGAGCCAAAAGGGAAGAAAGGACCCGTCTCCGTTGCCGTCAGTGAGCTAGGACTTAAAAAAGTTGAGGAGAAACTGTACCTGACAGCTCAAGGAAAGAAACTGAGGTACGACAAAGCTTTGGACAGTATGAAGACTCTCACATGGAAATAAACTGTGTAATTTGCCATAAAATTTCAAGCTCCGGTGGCGTGACGAATGTTTGAAACTATAAGCGTCACGCGAGTCACGTCAAATGATCCGTGTGTTCGTGACTTATCTGCGACTGTCACGCAAGCAAAGAATTTCGCCTTCAAAGGAACTtggagtaattttttcctttcaatgaaatgaataatCCGATATCACGTTCCGCGGATAAGCTTAGCTATTCGTATCACTCACTTCCAGGATAATGTAGTAAAATCGCGAGGCGAAAGTTAATGTCAGCTCCTTAACTTTAACCCTTCCACTCCTAGATCACctaagaaattctccttactttctgccataaaactcttttgatgttagttcagagaatttggtattggatcggCTAGTAATCCCCCTAACTAatgtgtttctttattctcaccacaaGTAGTCGAAATATTTTCATAGCTCGCTTGTgcagttttttctttcctttgttttgttttgttttgttttttagcgGTGGGAACGCAAAATTTAGTACAACCAGCAAAGTTAACAAGTAGAGACATTTGTGCTGGAAGGAAAAATGGACCAAATGTGGTAGTCCGTTCTCACTCTTgcttattttatcatttataatggtattttttctaagtaattatgtaataaaatattcagtAATTTCGGACTCATAAATTAGGCCAAATTAGATTTTGAAGACTGGCTCGCCCAGATGAGCACTAGCTATCTGCCTCCAGACTAGcactaacttttattttaagaataaagaatataaaaaatgaaataaagattgtttttgttgttattgcgAACTCAGCCGCTTCCTTGAAGGGCCGTGCTTTAGCCTTGGGTATCTGGGGCTGAGAGCGATCATTCGGGAGGAATTCGCCCCAGGACCGCGCCCTAGTCTGCAGTGTACAAATCATATAATTCAGGTGGTTACTAAACTTACGAATCCAAAGAATCTACATGGTATGAATATTTTCTATCTCTAGACATTTCATTTCGCGTCCTTCCCGCCATGTGAATAATAGCCCGTTGTTACATCGGGTAGAGCAGCGGTATAAGCCATTCCTTAATTCCCGGCAACCCTCAACTGTTCGATTGTGGGGGACGGGGGAGGGGTAATCATTGTTCCTCGATCAAAAGCATAGAGAGCACTGAGGCCCAGGGCATGAGCGTTTTTTACttggccttttttttaactgttactTCGAAGAACGTTTGCCAGGAATCGAAGCACTGCCTCATAAGTAAAAGCTTATAAAAACAGGTGCTAAAAAAGGCTAAATAAACTGCCACTCAAGgaatagaaaattatttgaaagacGTAGCTGATAATCTTCGGAGGAAACCCCTGCAACCTGAATATTTCATCcacagcaaaacaaaagaaatgaaacacgCGCGCTCGTGAGCCCCACGCGGGAATTCTTTTTAAATGAGCGTGTAGTCTCTCGTCTTTGATTCCGCGTCGACCATCAGTTGCTGTTTGAACATACAAAGATtagctgattaaaaaatttataaattttatgcTTTAGGCAATTCGTGGTTTATACCAGCCGGGACGCAAACAACATACAGTCATAGTCTAGAATCGCATCGTAGGGATTGATTACAAAattgtacatgaaaaaaaaaaaaagaggattttaAATACTGCCCTAAAATATGTGATATTGGAATGGTTCACTTATGTTTTCAACGAGATTACAAATGAAGGATCATTTCTAAATTAGAAACccacgttttttttctttaatttttaattaaaccaCAAAAATTCTCAGTACACTTGTTCCCAATGGAGACGATGCCTTTAGCTGCAAATTCTAAATTTACAGTCTAAGTTTTCTCCTGAATATCTGTTACACATCAATCACAACTGAATAATTCAGAAGTGCGCCTTGATATCCACACCATGAGTTTATGCAAACTTATTTTCTGATCTGAATTCAGCtgtaaaaaaaaggtaatagtGCGAACgaaaatttatttctgaaaagctggcaatgataaaaaaagtcaaacgcgattttcattcagttttttttgtgtCTTCACGATTCACCGGCGACCGATTTACAGCTGATCTTCTAATAGCTCTCGTGGTGATGTATAAACAAAAAGCGTCACGCCTCGAGCCTCTTTGATATCGAGCGAAATCAAACAAGACCGAACAATACTCAAGTGCAAGacaaaagaataaattattttcaacataaATAGTCCAGCTGAACTTTTTGACCGTTAACGACTCGCGGTtgaaacagttttaaattttctttcaaccaTCCCGACCAAAATGCGGGCGGATGGGCTCTTTGAGGAATGAATTTTCTGGCGTTTTGTAATCCCTGTTTTATCTATAATATTTGCGGTCAGGTAATTTCCTATTGGGAATCGACCTTTCCGGAGAGTGGGTGATTTAGTCAACAGTTCAGCTCTACCAAAACACCTGATGCTAAAAACTCTTCAGCGACTAGACGCTAATTCTGTAAAGACGTCAAGCGAAGCTCGAAGCAGGAGGATTTGAAATATGGGCAAGAAGCACCTCGTTACATAAAGGTaacaaattattgttttgtttttctctctcttttgtgCCGGAAAATTGTGCACCAAACAATGAATTATGTACCGAACGAAAGCTTGGCAACAATTGaacatttctctcttttcaaagtATATTATTCAAACCAATACAAACAGAGTTTACGGTCAAAACGCCGCGATGATTAAGCCATCATTTTCCatctcaatttttctttcatcgcAAAAAAATACAGAAAGTGTGTTACGGATAAATCAGTATTTGTTCCCGAAATGTGACGAATATTTTAAGGTGAAAATATAAGCTTAGATATATTGTACGGCACGGCGCAAAATGCTATTAACTTCGCTCTTCAGTCATTCATCCATTGAATTGTCACTGATGTGGCAAGCGTTCGCCGTTTCtacttctttctttgtttcgAGTTTGAATCTTTTCAAGAGAAACTTTCActtctctctcttttgtttCTAGTCGTCCCCCATCAAGAAATTTCTCCGAATTTTTGAAAATccacaaataattttaataatataaTCGATGCTTAAGGATTTAGAAATCGTGAAAATTTGACTAATGAACTTCTTTCATGTAAAAGCGTCGCGTGTGAAATTAAGTGGGTGTCAAATTTCGTTTTTGTTCAATAGttcttcagtttcatttttatttagttttttatccagtttttgttacattttgtttaTAGAGAATCAGCGGCCTCTGTAAGTGATATTCGTTTATCGACTGTAAATGCTGATTAACATTTTATTAGCCGTGTTTTGGCGCTAAATCACAGGCTGAGAACTTAGCTACACATGAGTTCACTTAGAGAAGAAATGATCACATGAACACATTTCTTTCCCATTCAAAGTCAAAAACTCTCTCAAGCTGTACGTCTCTCCGACGAAATTGGTAAGAAATACAGGATGATAAAATATTGATATGTGTGCTGTAGATATAGCGAGATTTCTAAAATTGCCGGGGGACTCGAATTTTTAAAGTCATAAAATCGGCCCATGTAAGAATATCACAAATTAACAAAAGCCAGTCGCTTATTTTCTAGCTTTTATCAACATAACTCTGACGTTTGTAAAAGATAGCCAACAGACGAGGGAttacaaaaaagtgaaaaccaCTTGTTGGTCTGCGCTGAGATCATATTTTTTGATTGCAGAAAGTAAACATCTGTCCTTTTGGAGAAAACGTAATCAGTAATTTATAGTCTCAAATCATGATTTGCATTTGCGTTCAAAAACATTTCTCCCTGAGTGAGGTAAATAACTTTTGCCGACGATAATGGAGTCCGTATATCAGTTTATATTGTTACCGCCTGGCAAACCAACATAGAGATTTTCCCCAAGACTTTGTCAACCCTTCTGTACGGACATGTCATACTCGTGTCACCATTTGCTGTCATTCAAACCACGCAGTTCTTCCCTTTTTTGCGAAAAACTCTCCAAAAAGTTTCCACGTTTTTGCGCAATGTTGTAATTACGTTACTGTTAAAATACACATTGACGTCTTTCCCAAGATGTTCGCGTTACGCCCTCAAGAGTCTTAGCAAATACAATATTTATTAATCTCCGGTATATTTCAAGAAGAAATCAAATGGGTTGGAAACTAATTGATTACAAtcttctaaagaagaaaaaaagacggAACAGCGAACAGAATCTTATACCGCTGGAAGCATAAACAAATACCAGATGCTGCGGGGAAATTTAATTcgaaagtttttattcttttcagaCTATAGTTAATGATGTCTAACATCTGTTTCAAATTGATATCGTCAAACCATTAAGTAATATTAGAATATTAAGGAGATTTGGTCAAATGTTGTGGTAATCGAGATATTCTGAAAGATTCACCTTGATAGAataattgaaaagataaatacTTATTAACAGAATTCAAACGTCCGTGGACAAGAACTGGTGAGTTACAAGAATTAccttttttgaaaagaaaagcacgAAACAGTTAAACTTGAGAAATTTCGAACACTTAACTGTTAAAAAGCGGAAAATTTCCCTCAAAGGAAGTCACAAACATCGTCATTACTATAATCCTCGGTTGAAGAATAATGTCAGTCGCATTTGCTAAAATCGACGTCTTCGTCTAAACTTACCCCTTTCCTGAACCCCGTTCCTTTGGTCTTCGCATCCTAAAGAACTTCGTTCGATGGCAGATCcaggttggggggggggggggggggcccaGGGTGGTTTATAACCCCTCCTATCAGACTTGCGGGTATTTCTACTTTTTGCCGTCTGAAAccaatattgttttcttttaaagcatCTTCTCTTTGTTCAAAATTCTGTTTGTAAACCTTTCcaataacatttcatttttctgggGATGTTTCAGCCCTAGGCTAGTTCTAAACATAAGATAGATTTTCCCTTAATTTctaagaaatgattttttaaaattggtcAAAAGCTTTGAACAATAACCTAGAGATTACTTAATGGCTTTGATACATCTGAGAGTACTGGAATAACCCAGGTCAAGAGACCATATGCCTTATGGTCGCTTGCCCAGATTGTATAAAAAACACAACCATACGCTGTTAATCTTGCTTGCGCAAAAATTATACTGGGCAATAACTTTCACAATTTCTGGTGTATTTCGGTTTCTCGttatgaaaacttaaaatacaTATGTAAGGAATTAAATGTAGCTGTTTGTTTCAAAGGAAGTAGAAAAAATGACTAGTTAATTATCTTATCAATAACAAATAAATGTGtgaataaacagaaaaagatgCATAAACAACagaatgaatatgaaaaaacaGCTGCGAGGGAAACTGATTTCGGTAGCTACTGCACGAGCGATAAAATGAATCTGGCAGCTGCGAAAATGCGTGGAATCTATTCCAAGTTGGGTGTACCGAAATCCCCTCTAATTACTCTGTTATCGCCCTCACCACCGGATTGAAATTAATATGGGTTGGACGGACCACGGTATGTAAGATGTTATTTGATCCTTTGGAGGGCAGATTGAGTACATGACCATGGCCGATGCATTTGAATTAGCCCGAGAATTCAGTCGCATTCATCGTGATAAAATGTAGCGCAGATTCGAACAGAGTCTCACTGTATTAAACTTGGAGCTATAATTAGTGTTCTTAGATGAAATGTTGGTTAATATTTGCGGTTTCATCCACGTTTGATAATTATTGAGCGAAGGAAGAAGTAAACACGAAACTTCAAGGACATGGCTTCACCTTGTTTTCGAAACGAGCTGTTTTGGGGTTCGCTTGTACTAAACTGGTAAGTGTGTTTGTGGATGTTACGATGGGCGGTTTGCTTCGTTCTTTAAGCAAAACTCAAAGCGTCGTTTACTCTATCGTGAGAACTGGCCCGTAAAAAGTATAAACAACTGTTTGTGATGTAAAGCTTCATTTACAAGTGTTGTATTAAGGTTAATTAAACACGCCACGCTCGAAAATTCAGTGAAGCAAACAGACCGTTGTTTAAAGCGTTTAGACATTTTAGTTATGATTCAATATTTGCTTGGCTTAAAATGATTGCGAGAAAGACTCTAAGATAAACAGAAACAGACAGTCATTTATGGTAGATATTCATCAACACCGTAGACACATACTGACATGAGCCGCAAACTCCCAACTAACTTGATAGAATTGTTCACTTTAATTTGTTGCTTACATACGCATTGATGATGCATAAGATTTAACTCTATAGCTTTCTCTCAGTATTacgcaaaaaaatttcaagagggCCTTTTAAATTCCCCTTATGGTCGTTTATCTTAATACGTGTTTTATTACCAGACATTTTGTAGCGATAAATTCAGTATCTTTTCTACCCTCTGTTGGCATAAGGTTCATAAGCGTTCAACTCTGATCTTTCTCTGAATTTTACTGAGAGCGAATTCCTCGGATGACAACCCAAGTTGGGGACAGTTTTACTAAGGCTACTTTCAAGTTCGTAAGATTccgtttattgtttttttttccagtttttttggTAATCTTATATTCTCTTTCTCTCCGGTTCTTCtgtaattttatgaaaaacttcTGTTTGACTCTCCATCTGCTTCAAATTACGCCAAGTACCACTTTAGGGGGCAACAAAATTGAAGggtttctctttttcttatggaattttcataacaattttcagaaaaatttaagCGCATTTTTATGTTGAGAGCATATGTGACATCATGAACGAGTAGTACTTAGAAATTCGATATTTTCCGAACATACGCACACTTCCGTTGACGTTTCCATGCCCACAAAAAATAGAAACTAGCGTCTAAAAACAGGTAAAGATACGATAGGGGTCATTGCGCCTGTTCTCTTGTTTCACCTTGGGTTTTGAGACGCGTAGAATTTTGTAGAATGGCGTCCActaaaaaaaccttaaattcGCCGGCTTCACTCcaattttcaagaatttaaaacGTTACACTGAGATGACTAGCTACacaggtaaaaatattttattatacACTTGGTCTGATTTTATTTGCGGTAACTTTCTTTTAAACTGCGCAGACGGCACACGTTGCGAGTTTATCTCTGTTTGCGTCAAAACATCGTCGTGAAAATGCATTGTTCCTTGAATCTTTTGCTGCAATAGTTACTATCTGTAGATTATGTTTCTTTTAATAACTTTCCAAATAGCAAACCATatgaaatttattaatttgaGATAACTCAATGCTGAAGCTTTGAAGCGTTGGATGACTTCTCAAGCGtataataaaaaagttttaaagctttttgtaagaaaaatttcagtgcGTACACTAGTCAATTAATACCATTTAAATTGAGCTCAAAGATTTGTTAATATGCAGCTTGTGGTGTTGTATACGGagaaaataaatacttaaagtatatctttcaaacttttattcatacagtcagtcaatcagttatcaattttttttctatcgccGAACAGGTTCTAATTTGCATTTTTGCGAATAAAAAGTTTCTCATTTTTAATCGGCAAATCAACAACATGAAATAACCAAATTCTGGGGCAAGTTATTCGCGTTCTTTTTTCGTAATAATCGCTGTAAAtctcatttaaccctttaaatcctaatatcagtatatatattctccatactgttctctatacatttcctaaggtgctg from Pocillopora verrucosa isolate sample1 chromosome 10, ASM3666991v2, whole genome shotgun sequence includes the following:
- the LOC131776204 gene encoding uncharacterized protein, giving the protein MSEIVDCIAYIVQKVCWSLGVCALFIAKRLADFFGLIFNILACLTIVRLPFMMMQFYHMDSMVEWRCVGFVHFLFFLVDIPFILMLLLMVLFTGGLILIPLINEIKAKMNLKDFTSEGAGIYGVRAFELHLIIGKNFFRLICDILCVPLAIVCFFSWRCCIFVKKLQMKNYKWRDFGWRKICIIQFLQLLVDIPCILIGLLVMMTWRAPFLVRNVNECRKNYKNWNQWRFEVFPEFVFFFVDFFCLLLFVLTIITWRLPFLVHKLYHTEKKQWKVRKVIVEQFLLIFVDIPCILCAIIVFITLWRVPNFLRNWESDQWKIRKNCVCQMGMLFIDFVCILLCLVVMITLWRLYPLICDVKKYYSRPQEERSWKIRKSICKNVAFLLIDIPAIFLCLVIFVTILRFPKLLSKLIQSGNFFLEFAITVYFEAAMLVVDIFFVLLFVALMCVRPIQSWVHLLEDEEHKKNRLLRHYMQWVPDILEKRFQNRRELEGIFSTCLKNRSSEAELWNNLHTVNRDYLEELEWIRNKVRKYELDGEFGHLIDMIKWWEEKRVNKLLRLYRCERNFLLHPNLSTHNNNLAKFRNEMLRYESHVTEQYRTVEKYTIPKVPLWGEECGLKTRSREETQQALIKCLPSGRFVLLVLTLLNVALIYRGPALLRNLCRRWYDRRNIVFSSCKEYFYDLLTVCRILLVLMFLYRAPFLITDITIDIVFKHSWRAVRETVKRYPAMILEDLVQLVSFFFSWESVRFLFTALLFGLLMPADLFLTITKFFISKDCAYFVTAVLYVIFVAFPFLIPFYISQRIDSDTLTVVIGAFAVILLMVLVIMVILLLKYRNPSNRHVHSQADALVIEPTPYDYVRFNWTNIHVIVFEIVELLQLLALVFVVSDLPMPGAGILNTASQYLLLNFASFNVKLWLTFFIFVVWFFCCGAPVILESVLEHLPKGSCAKHMGWTLFLSLFANTLFVTVVESFLTFVACKTNDCPKLNSTVNANTSSRSYCLPVVLIEEPSMECWEGSHKAIAFLGLLGLVWYSSTAIVFGTKYGDVEHPGQDLKFSPAYNIFINFVKALMVGVVVLAAEHHMIVLSFLLVANLGAIIFTLTFKRIFKFQLSNSFVLYIWRAVTFICAACAAGAALVAKIRNDPDSLLPLVIFLGGCLLVVLVALMVSIFLRNRRRTPVEEQRRTFRQKLLSLEAKLVQENYMINSWTKGRSQWRRLVKNVYEAQKADRSVSPSVYSHLQVPAPPLPPPPLEEGQIAEAQPSTSAPLPRPPAYDDLFPNIMGPYGVPPVPPPPYTEAVTDDVVIDEGIDDPIPPPLPPVTKDESTDGSQSSSDNSVVITLKDATLNSEAERRQFIGSAMPAPPYYMDDHMDTRYAQRQDSDDWKLWDITSMECNGTNLLLVLEGYIHYSAFSFSFVLQLPLWRSAVRECNWTGLLHCLTVLEGSLTGKFNTPTRVDISQANLNVPIFELQPDIYTEEPPFYEPEPRDPEVIRAQSDGERTRALADVKNVGEFGEQWAELLDKLLPTKPIIRKWVWIEEEGVFHVHLRRPIQGTITEVGPNGVKMARGASISLPKHIQGTLSDTQITFDKGYEPKGKKGPVSVAVSELGLKKVEEKLYLTAQGKKLRYDKALDSMKTLTWK